Proteins encoded within one genomic window of Triticum aestivum cultivar Chinese Spring chromosome 2D, IWGSC CS RefSeq v2.1, whole genome shotgun sequence:
- the LOC123050144 gene encoding serine/threonine-protein phosphatase 7 long form homolog, which translates to MITALPIRGEPLVSPRVSPSWALDIAARLGMEMPESQCSGGPRGIPLVWLRDNFLILSSFANEETRKRHMFAYLLWLLGNLFPNSHGDVVIPGLIYIAENMVDEPLPEQPKYSFGSAMLSHTYRGLCDATQKTSFAQKAPLLCVAYEFLQLWSWEYLPVGRPRIVQPVHPYDFSEGDSATMATRWTKAWKRWSPDIAKNCYPMYHQQFEILDVAEVTWNPWTQDQLQMVFDARPFTLGMLSDSAFWLTRCNLLFLWCVEPYNPERVMRQFGLYQEIPPPFSRRINEETHKLTNMGRGWSLYNWREQNIEWLHKWENEALADIVHQLRPYRSSVQAVVLHEHTC; encoded by the exons ATGATCACTGCTCTACCAATTAGAGGTGAGCCGTTAGTCTCTCCACGAGTATCTCCATCTTGGGCATTAGATATAGCAGCCCGTCTTGGGATGGAAATGCCAGAATCACAATGTTCTGGTGGCCCTCGgggcatcccactcgtctggcttcGTGATAACTTTCTTATTTTATCTAGCTTCGCCAATGAGGAGACGAGAAAAAGACATATGTTTGCGTATTTGTTGTGGCTCCTCGGGAATCTGTTTCCAAATTCACATGGGGACGTAGTTATCCCTGGTCTCATCTACATTGCAGAGAATATGGTAGATGAACCTTTACCGGAGCAGCCAAAATACAGCTTCGGTTCTGCCATGCTATCTCATACATATAGAGGCTTGTGTGATGCCACACAAAAAACCTCTTTCGCACAAAAAGCTCCATTACTTTGTGTCGCCTACGAGTTTCTACAGTTGTGGTCCTGGGAATACCTCCCTGTAGGACGACCTCGTATAGTACAACCCGTACACCCATACGACTTTAGCGAGGGTGACAGTGCAACTATGGCCACCAGGTGGACAAAGGCATGGAAACGTTGGTCTCCAGATATTGCGAAAAATTGTTACCCTATGTACCACCAGCAGTTTGAGATACTTGATGTGGCAGAAGTCACATGGAACCCATGGACTCAGGACCAGCTACAAATGGTCTTTGATGCTCGACCCTTCACACTAGGCATGTTGAGCGATAGTGCATTCTGGCTGACTCGCTGCAACTTATTGTTCCTGTGGTGTGTTGAGCCTTACAACCCAGAGCGTGTAATGAGACAGTTCGGTCTCTATCAAGAAATTCCACCCCCTTTTTCAAGACGTATCAATGAGGAAACCCATAA GCTAACCAATATGGGCAGGGGTTGGAGTTTATACAATTGGAGGGAACAGAACATCGAATGGCTACACAAGTGGGAAAATGAAGCGCTAGCAGATATAGTGCATCAACTTAG ACCATACAGATCAAGCGTACAAGCAGTGGTACTGCATGAACACACGTGCTAG